The following proteins are encoded in a genomic region of Drosophila miranda strain MSH22 chromosome 4, D.miranda_PacBio2.1, whole genome shotgun sequence:
- the LOC108161483 gene encoding uncharacterized protein LOC108161483 isoform X1, with the protein MSTPNRKRGHGSNSLEPNAKCSRVQLEEAPRQLMSLPRELLLRIVSKVALPQNLIRTSQSLRELYTDHIMHCHRCFVHSHRQQPQEGFREPVVRAVLKVLAEATEYFIRCGYGPQFGYNLAALHARISASTKMSTMNVHLKRFLCKFLLSLEGPLVSLRKGSAPAAARNQVQHRRLLLTMTLLNLLRQFRFFRILSSDTKLLHWQLKVEVDGIFLGVMDHLRGKPSLQGLNQHIHIVGLITEMLLHDQLDRNFVCIKTVGRRTLQYGLNMNGRRNLRLILMFSVLAPKNCILLLQKAIAGELDLRDPIHMPPNSAFSVRLEMSSKLRCSDSRSIIVMQLAKVD; encoded by the exons aTGTCCACTCCGAATCGGAAGCGTGGGCATGGATCCAACTCCTTGGAGCCAAATGCCAAATGTTCCCGTGTTCAGCTGGAGGAAGCTCCTCGCCAGCTGATGAGCCTGCCgcgggagctgctgctgcgcatCGTCTCCAAGGTTGCCCTCCCTCAAAACCTTATAAGGACATCGCAGAGTCTGAGGGAACTGTACACCGACCACATAATGCACTGCCACCGGTGCTTCGTGCATTCCCATCGGCAGCAGCCCCAGGAGGGCTTCCGCGAGCCCGTCGTTAGAGCCGTGTTGAAG GTGCTGGCAGAGGCCACAGAGTACTTCATCCGGTGCGGCTATGGGCCACAGTTTGGATATAACTTGGCGGCCCTCCATGCCCGGATATCTGCATCCACTAAGATGAGCACCATGAACGTCCACTTGAAGAGATTCCTTTGCAAGTTTCTGCTCAGTCTGGAGGGGCCCTTGGTCAGCCTCAGGAAAGGCAGTGCACCAGCAGCTGCCAGGAATCAAGTACAGCATCGCCGTCTCCTTCTAACGATGACTCTACTCAATCTCCTGAGA CAATTTCGTTTCTTTAGGATCCTCAGTTCTGACACGAAACTCTTGCACTGGCAGCTAAAGGTCGAGGTAGATGGCATATTTCTTGGCGTAATGGACCACCTTAGGGGTAAACCCAGCCTTCAGGGCCTCAATCAGCACATCCATATCGTGGGTCTCATTACGGAGATGCTTCTGCATGACCAGCTGGATAGAAATTTTGT GTGCATCAAAACCGTCGGCAGACGTACCCTTCAGTACGGCCTGAATATGAACGGAAGGCGAAACCTTCGCTTGATCTTGATGTTCAGTGTCCTAGCCCCGAAAAACTGCATTCTTCTGCTGCAGAAGGCCATTGCCGGAGAGCTCGATCTGAGGGATCCCATACACATGCCACCCAACTCGGCGTTCAGTGTGCGCCTCGAGATGTCTAGCAAGCTAAGATGCTCGGATAGCAGAAGCATTATTGTCATGCAGCTGGCAAAGGTGGACTAA
- the LOC108161483 gene encoding uncharacterized protein LOC108161483 isoform X2: protein MSTPNRKRGHGSNSLEPNAKCSRVQLEEAPRQLMSLPRELLLRIVSKVALPQNLIRTSQSLRELYTDHIMHCHRCFVHSHRQQPQEGFREPVVRAVLKVLAEATEYFIRCGYGPQFGYNLAALHARISASTKMSTMNVHLKRFLCKFLLSLEGPLVSLRKGSAPAAARNQVQHRRLLLTMTLLNLLRDPQF, encoded by the exons aTGTCCACTCCGAATCGGAAGCGTGGGCATGGATCCAACTCCTTGGAGCCAAATGCCAAATGTTCCCGTGTTCAGCTGGAGGAAGCTCCTCGCCAGCTGATGAGCCTGCCgcgggagctgctgctgcgcatCGTCTCCAAGGTTGCCCTCCCTCAAAACCTTATAAGGACATCGCAGAGTCTGAGGGAACTGTACACCGACCACATAATGCACTGCCACCGGTGCTTCGTGCATTCCCATCGGCAGCAGCCCCAGGAGGGCTTCCGCGAGCCCGTCGTTAGAGCCGTGTTGAAG GTGCTGGCAGAGGCCACAGAGTACTTCATCCGGTGCGGCTATGGGCCACAGTTTGGATATAACTTGGCGGCCCTCCATGCCCGGATATCTGCATCCACTAAGATGAGCACCATGAACGTCCACTTGAAGAGATTCCTTTGCAAGTTTCTGCTCAGTCTGGAGGGGCCCTTGGTCAGCCTCAGGAAAGGCAGTGCACCAGCAGCTGCCAGGAATCAAGTACAGCATCGCCGTCTCCTTCTAACGATGACTCTACTCAATCTCCTGAGA GATCCTCAGTTCTGA